A single window of Vicia villosa cultivar HV-30 ecotype Madison, WI unplaced genomic scaffold, Vvil1.0 ctg.000029F_1_1_3, whole genome shotgun sequence DNA harbors:
- the LOC131622379 gene encoding uncharacterized protein LOC131622379, whose protein sequence is MFEKISDSMTVKAAWDTLVRCYGGSASVNKVKLQSLRKQFENLNMKNNDKVLRSLTPKFDYIVVAIEHSKDLSIMRIKEFQSILEAQELCLTEITSEREVEWALKASFSRKTQKPSSLEAKKRHGGS, encoded by the exons ATGTTTGAGAAGATCTCTGATTCGATGACAGTAAAGGCTGCATGGGACACACTGGTACGGTGCTATGGCGGTAGTGCATCAGTGAATAAGGTGAAACTTCAGAGTTTACGTAAgcagtttgagaatctcaacatgaagaacaatgataAG GTATTAAGATCTCTCACTCCTAaatttgattacattgttgtagCAATTGAACATTCTAAGGATCTGAGCATCATGAGAATTAAAGAGTTCCAAAGCAtcctagaagcacaagagttgtgtCTAACTGAGATAACCTCTGAGAGAGAGGTAGAGTGGGCTCTGAAGGCATCTTTTAGTAGAAAGACTCAGAAACCTTCTTCGTTGGAAGCCAAGAAGAGACATGGTGGTTCTTAG